Proteins encoded in a region of the Geoanaerobacter pelophilus genome:
- a CDS encoding DUF2062 domain-containing protein, whose product MIDKEKWKKRFREILSLDSHPAHIAAGFAVGTFISFTPFFGAHTPLAIAAAFVFRLNKLTCITGAWVNTPLTVAPALILSHKLGQMMRGLPPIQISFKSLDWDDLKEQAASLILGSSLLGFAAALVGYAACYWLVIKFRKKDESLAELTREMEEVGDDIED is encoded by the coding sequence GTGATCGATAAGGAAAAATGGAAAAAGCGGTTCAGAGAGATTCTCTCGCTGGACAGCCATCCAGCTCATATTGCTGCAGGGTTTGCAGTAGGGACGTTCATCAGCTTTACCCCATTTTTCGGGGCCCATACCCCCCTGGCTATAGCCGCGGCTTTCGTTTTCCGCTTGAACAAGCTTACCTGTATAACCGGCGCCTGGGTCAACACTCCGCTCACCGTGGCGCCCGCCCTCATTCTGAGCCACAAACTCGGGCAGATGATGCGCGGACTGCCGCCGATCCAGATCTCGTTCAAGAGCCTTGACTGGGACGACCTCAAGGAGCAGGCCGCCTCATTGATTCTCGGCTCCTCGCTGCTCGGCTTTGCCGCCGCACTGGTTGGATACGCGGCCTGCTATTGGCTTGTGATCAAATTCAGGAAGAAAGACGAATCCCTGGCCGAGTTGACCAGGGAGATGGAAGAAGTTGGTGATGATATCGAAGACTGA
- a CDS encoding inorganic phosphate transporter — protein sequence MLDPAFIMLCLVILAALLFDYINGFHDTANAIATCVSTRALSVKAAIFMAAGLNFAGAMVSTKVASTIGKGIVDAGQVTQMVVFAGIIGAIIWDLITWYYGLPSSSSHAIIGGLIGAVAAHEGFAVLHWAGLKKIVLSLIISPVIGTAIGFVFMVIMLWTFRRTSPAPLNKGFRKLQILSAAVMAFAHGTADAQKSMGVITMAMVSYGLLPVFDVPVWVKIACAAAMGLGTAGGGWRIIKTVGKDFVKLQPVHGFCVETASAGVILGASSFGMPVSTTHVITSAILGVGLSKRLTAVNWSVAGRILVAWVLTIPASAIVSAMVYLIFSPFLGK from the coding sequence ATGCTTGATCCCGCATTCATCATGCTCTGCCTGGTTATCCTGGCAGCACTTTTGTTCGATTATATCAACGGCTTTCATGATACCGCCAATGCCATAGCCACCTGTGTTTCCACTCGGGCGCTGTCGGTAAAGGCCGCCATCTTCATGGCAGCCGGGCTGAATTTCGCAGGCGCCATGGTTTCGACAAAAGTTGCCTCTACAATTGGCAAGGGAATAGTTGATGCCGGACAAGTTACTCAGATGGTCGTTTTTGCTGGGATAATCGGAGCTATTATATGGGACCTTATTACCTGGTACTATGGACTCCCCTCTTCCTCATCACATGCAATAATCGGAGGCCTTATCGGAGCAGTTGCAGCTCATGAAGGGTTTGCGGTGCTGCACTGGGCAGGCCTCAAAAAAATAGTGCTTTCGCTTATAATATCTCCCGTTATAGGAACTGCCATAGGTTTTGTTTTCATGGTTATAATGCTGTGGACGTTTCGCAGGACATCTCCTGCCCCTTTGAATAAAGGGTTCAGAAAGCTGCAGATACTTTCTGCCGCAGTCATGGCATTTGCCCATGGCACGGCTGATGCCCAGAAGTCAATGGGTGTCATCACCATGGCTATGGTCAGCTACGGACTGCTGCCGGTGTTCGATGTTCCCGTGTGGGTGAAAATTGCCTGTGCCGCTGCAATGGGGCTCGGAACAGCTGGCGGTGGCTGGAGGATCATCAAGACTGTTGGCAAGGATTTCGTCAAGCTGCAACCGGTTCACGGCTTCTGTGTCGAAACCGCCTCAGCCGGAGTTATTCTGGGGGCGTCATCCTTCGGTATGCCTGTCAGCACCACCCATGTAATTACTTCAGCTATACTAGGTGTTGGACTTTCTAAACGGCTCACCGCTGTTAACTGGAGTGTGGCTGGGCGGATACTGGTCGCCTGGGTATTAACCATACCGGCTTCGGCAATTGTGTCCGCTATGGTTTACCTGATTTTTAGCCCTTTCCTGGGCAAATAG
- a CDS encoding DUF47 domain-containing protein — protein MFGLIPKEEKFFAIFKEMTVTIIEGANLLKDMMDNFEDPATSQKRIKDVEHKCDQLTHDIIKKLNKSFVTPFDREDIYALSSALDDIMDLIDASAQRFVMYNVEKPTPESKELAFIILKSCQTIDKAVGILGGKLEPISAYCVEVNALENEADRVCREAISRLFDEEKDAIQLIKWKEIYETLERATDKCEDAANILESVVVKNA, from the coding sequence ATGTTCGGACTTATTCCCAAAGAGGAAAAGTTTTTTGCCATTTTCAAGGAGATGACCGTCACTATCATCGAGGGGGCTAATCTCCTGAAAGACATGATGGACAACTTCGAAGATCCGGCCACAAGCCAGAAGCGTATCAAGGATGTTGAGCACAAATGCGACCAGCTCACTCACGATATCATCAAGAAGCTGAACAAGAGCTTTGTCACCCCGTTTGATCGGGAGGACATCTATGCCCTTTCTTCCGCTCTTGATGACATCATGGATCTGATAGACGCCTCAGCCCAGCGTTTTGTTATGTACAATGTTGAAAAGCCCACCCCTGAATCTAAAGAACTTGCCTTCATAATACTCAAGTCGTGCCAGACTATCGACAAGGCAGTAGGGATATTGGGCGGCAAACTGGAGCCGATATCAGCCTATTGCGTTGAGGTCAATGCCCTGGAAAATGAGGCGGACCGGGTATGCCGCGAGGCGATAAGCCGTTTGTTTGACGAGGAGAAGGATGCTATCCAGTTGATCAAGTGGAAGGAAATCTACGAAACCCTTGAGCGGGCAACCGACAAATGCGAAGACGCTGCAAATATTCTTGAAAGCGTGGTGGTAAAGAATGCTTGA
- the uppP gene encoding undecaprenyl-diphosphatase UppP has product MDQFQAALLGALQGLTEVLPISSSGHLIMVPRLLGWQESGLTFDVALHLGTMLALCAYFWRDIIELTLNFFTGLAAKRALSPQQRLPFYIIAGTIPAAIIGKMFEQTIEDIFRSSSLLIASFLIGFGLILAFADTMGAKRWKMERLTLGSALMVGMAQCLALIPGVSRSGITITAALLLGYNRETSARFSFLLSLPIVAGAGILKLGHLLKHGIPAGETQLLLIGIVTSALFGYASVAFLLKYVQRNSLYLFVWYRLLAGAAVLIWLFVAR; this is encoded by the coding sequence ATGGATCAATTTCAAGCAGCTCTGCTCGGAGCGCTTCAGGGACTCACCGAAGTCCTGCCGATCAGCAGTTCCGGCCACCTGATAATGGTTCCGCGCCTTCTCGGCTGGCAGGAGTCGGGATTGACGTTCGACGTGGCACTGCACCTCGGAACCATGCTTGCGCTCTGCGCCTATTTCTGGCGCGACATTATCGAACTGACCCTCAACTTCTTCACCGGTTTGGCAGCAAAAAGGGCCTTGTCGCCGCAACAACGCCTGCCCTTTTATATAATAGCCGGAACCATCCCGGCCGCTATCATCGGCAAAATGTTCGAACAAACCATAGAAGACATCTTCAGATCAAGCTCATTGCTGATTGCCTCGTTCCTGATCGGTTTCGGACTGATCCTGGCCTTTGCCGACACCATGGGCGCCAAGCGCTGGAAGATGGAACGATTGACCCTGGGAAGCGCTTTGATGGTGGGGATGGCGCAGTGCCTGGCCTTAATTCCGGGAGTGTCTCGCTCCGGAATAACCATCACCGCCGCCTTACTTCTCGGCTATAACCGTGAAACCTCGGCCCGTTTCTCCTTCCTGCTCTCGCTCCCGATTGTCGCCGGAGCCGGCATCCTGAAGCTCGGCCATCTGCTCAAGCACGGCATCCCAGCAGGCGAAACCCAATTGCTGCTGATCGGCATCGTCACCTCGGCGCTCTTTGGCTATGCAAGTGTTGCCTTCCTGCTAAAATATGTGCAACGGAACTCACTGTACCTGTTTGTCTGGTACCGTCTCCTAGCAGGTGCGGCTGTCTTGATCTGGCTCTTTGTGGCTAGATAG
- the radC gene encoding RadC family protein encodes MAGGIKLWPEGERPRERLLKNGAEGLSDAELLALIIRTGDFSAKVSAIDLGRELLRKFGDLRGLAQASVAEICRIKGTGPAKAASIKAALELAGRCSSESLSSGDRYTAPSQIFQHFQNRFKNRKKEHVVALLLDGKNRIIREVPISEGSLNQSIIHPREVFNPAVRDSAAAIILVHNHPTGDPTPSREDLELTRRLKEAGELMGIRVLDHVIIGDKNYVSLADKGYL; translated from the coding sequence GTGGCAGGAGGCATAAAGCTCTGGCCTGAAGGAGAACGCCCCAGAGAAAGGCTCCTTAAAAATGGGGCAGAAGGACTGTCCGACGCCGAACTGCTGGCGCTGATCATCAGAACCGGTGACTTCAGCGCCAAAGTCAGCGCGATCGACCTGGGCAGAGAATTGCTGCGGAAGTTCGGCGACCTGCGAGGCCTTGCTCAGGCGTCTGTCGCAGAAATCTGCCGGATCAAAGGAACAGGACCGGCCAAAGCAGCCTCAATCAAGGCAGCGCTCGAACTTGCCGGCCGCTGCAGCAGTGAATCGCTGTCAAGCGGCGACCGCTACACCGCTCCCAGCCAAATATTTCAGCATTTTCAGAATCGTTTTAAAAACCGGAAAAAGGAACATGTCGTTGCATTGCTGCTCGACGGTAAAAACAGGATTATCCGGGAAGTGCCGATTTCCGAAGGGTCCCTGAACCAGAGCATCATACATCCGCGCGAGGTGTTTAATCCGGCGGTACGCGACTCAGCGGCAGCAATCATCCTGGTTCACAACCACCCCACCGGCGACCCAACTCCCAGCCGCGAAGATTTGGAGCTTACCCGACGCCTGAAAGAAGCAGGAGAATTAATGGGGATCAGGGTTCTGGATCACGTCATCATCGGTGACAAGAATTATGTCAGCCTGGCTGACAAAGGTTATCTATAA
- the nikR gene encoding nickel-responsive transcriptional regulator NikR, with amino-acid sequence MGNTVRFGISLDEKLLESFDELIEEKRYMNRSEAIRDLIRASLVENRVASEDAEVVGTVTLVYNHHVRDLSDKLTEHQHAHHDQIISALHIHLDAHNCLEVLVVRGPTRDVKRIADELIGVKGVKHGKLVMTTTGEGLH; translated from the coding sequence ATGGGGAATACGGTCAGATTCGGGATTTCACTGGATGAAAAGCTGCTGGAGAGTTTCGATGAGTTGATTGAGGAGAAGCGATACATGAACCGTTCCGAGGCGATTCGTGACCTGATTCGCGCTTCGCTGGTCGAGAACCGGGTTGCTTCTGAGGACGCCGAGGTGGTGGGGACGGTAACGCTGGTCTACAATCACCACGTGCGCGACCTGTCCGACAAGCTGACCGAGCATCAGCATGCCCACCACGACCAGATCATTTCAGCACTGCATATCCATCTGGATGCGCATAACTGCCTGGAGGTGCTGGTGGTCCGGGGGCCGACCCGTGATGTGAAGCGGATTGCCGATGAACTGATCGGCGTTAAAGGGGTTAAGCACGGGAAGCTGGTGATGACCACCACCGGCGAGGGATTGCACTGA
- a CDS encoding energy-coupling factor ABC transporter permease — protein MHMADALISPAVGGTLWAASAGAIAYCSAKVKKEMDHSKIPLMGVLGAFIFAAQMINFTIPATGSSGHLGGGLILAILLGPHAAFLTIASVLVVQALFFADGGLLALGCNIFNLGFFPAFIAYPLFYRPLVGDRPTQGKIAAASLISAVVGLQLGALGVVLETVFSGISSLPFSTFIMLMQPIHLGIGAVEGVVSAAVVSFVYRAKPEIVSGMQPLNISSGMPMRIIVLVFFAVALFTGGMISWFASENPDGLEWSIKKVTGKEELEAEKNGIHGSLSSLQEKLAIFPGYALKKPEAAITKDARQTGQTATPASKEKREEEGKLGTSVSGIVGGLLTLGLVFVIATVLKKLAR, from the coding sequence ATGCATATGGCAGATGCGTTGATATCACCGGCAGTTGGAGGGACTTTGTGGGCGGCAAGCGCCGGCGCCATTGCTTACTGTTCAGCAAAGGTCAAGAAAGAGATGGACCACAGCAAGATACCTCTGATGGGCGTTCTCGGAGCATTCATCTTTGCCGCCCAGATGATTAACTTTACCATACCGGCCACCGGCTCCAGCGGACATCTTGGTGGCGGCTTGATCCTAGCCATACTTCTGGGGCCACATGCGGCATTCCTCACCATCGCCTCGGTGCTGGTGGTGCAGGCGCTGTTTTTCGCCGATGGCGGCCTGCTGGCCCTCGGCTGCAACATCTTCAACCTCGGGTTCTTCCCCGCATTCATAGCCTATCCCTTATTCTACAGGCCCCTAGTCGGCGACAGACCGACTCAGGGAAAAATTGCTGCCGCCTCTCTGATTTCAGCAGTAGTTGGATTGCAACTGGGAGCCTTAGGTGTTGTCCTTGAGACAGTCTTTTCCGGGATATCATCCCTCCCCTTCTCCACCTTTATCATGCTGATGCAGCCGATCCATCTGGGAATCGGTGCAGTGGAAGGAGTTGTCTCTGCTGCCGTAGTTTCCTTCGTCTACAGGGCCAAGCCTGAAATCGTTTCAGGAATGCAGCCGCTAAATATTTCTTCTGGCATGCCGATGCGTATTATTGTGCTCGTCTTTTTTGCCGTAGCGCTTTTTACCGGGGGAATGATTTCCTGGTTTGCTTCTGAAAACCCTGATGGCCTTGAATGGTCCATAAAAAAAGTGACCGGAAAAGAGGAACTTGAGGCAGAAAAAAACGGCATACATGGATCGTTGTCTTCGCTGCAGGAGAAACTAGCCATTTTCCCCGGTTATGCCTTAAAGAAACCAGAGGCTGCTATAACAAAAGATGCCCGACAGACGGGTCAGACAGCAACACCAGCAAGCAAGGAAAAGCGTGAAGAAGAGGGGAAATTGGGAACCAGTGTCTCGGGTATTGTCGGCGGCCTGCTCACTCTTGGGCTCGTCTTCGTCATAGCCACGGTACTGAAAAAATTGGCTCGGTAG
- a CDS encoding carbohydrate porin has translation MHVSRRTLLSLIISLTLIVSAMPAFALHPEAKIPDQVNIDHQACKVLLDIASKYKIEGVFSKEFLEGKQQLTRIDIAASLSQISEKLAEKVIKEGAAAVSSEDLNRLQEIEEDLRSEMLLVHTRAFQTRNEGLGTSLYPLTKNISLSGSLVGVFQNSIGNKQQKDGGDATGRGDLVFNFKITDSTIAVVDIRAAGGTGIDRRVASLGGLNGLATNDGDNVRFYKAFVEQSLFDDRLIATLGKIDITDYFDNNAVANDETSQFLAGLFTNAPTVSFPLNGPGVRVHAKLGDNLTFGVGYASSTASGDGITSNGFGIAELDAKVTFRELQGNYRIYSAVDASKPDNSVKTQNKSAYNAGISVDQQLSDKLTLFARYAQREKNVYLTSRSWSAGLQYTGLIPGRNDDTCAVAYGQIAGAELSAQEKLVETYYSIKLHDKINVAPVFQYIMQPTGNRDAADVAILGIRSQVMF, from the coding sequence ATGCACGTTTCAAGGCGCACATTATTAAGTCTGATTATTTCACTAACACTCATTGTCTCTGCGATGCCGGCCTTTGCCCTCCATCCCGAGGCAAAGATTCCGGATCAAGTCAATATCGACCACCAGGCATGCAAGGTGCTGCTTGACATTGCCAGCAAATACAAGATTGAAGGGGTCTTCTCCAAGGAGTTTCTCGAAGGAAAGCAACAACTGACCCGGATAGACATTGCGGCGTCACTCAGCCAGATTTCCGAAAAACTGGCGGAGAAGGTCATCAAAGAAGGGGCTGCAGCGGTCTCCAGTGAAGATCTGAACCGGCTCCAGGAGATTGAAGAAGATCTGCGCAGTGAGATGTTGTTGGTGCATACAAGGGCTTTCCAGACCCGGAACGAGGGGCTTGGGACATCGCTTTATCCACTGACGAAAAATATCTCCCTGAGCGGCTCCCTGGTCGGGGTGTTTCAAAATTCCATCGGCAACAAGCAACAAAAGGACGGTGGCGATGCAACCGGTCGCGGCGACCTGGTATTCAATTTCAAGATTACTGACAGTACTATAGCCGTTGTCGACATTCGGGCCGCAGGCGGCACCGGTATTGACCGAAGGGTCGCCAGCCTGGGAGGACTTAATGGCCTCGCCACGAATGACGGTGACAATGTCCGTTTCTACAAGGCTTTTGTGGAACAGTCGCTGTTTGACGACAGGCTGATAGCGACTCTGGGCAAAATTGACATTACCGATTACTTTGACAACAACGCGGTTGCCAACGACGAAACCAGCCAGTTCCTTGCCGGCCTGTTCACGAATGCACCTACGGTTTCTTTCCCATTGAATGGCCCCGGTGTGCGGGTGCATGCCAAACTCGGCGACAACCTGACCTTCGGTGTCGGTTACGCCAGCAGCACCGCTTCCGGCGACGGCATTACCTCGAACGGTTTCGGCATTGCCGAACTTGATGCAAAGGTGACATTTAGGGAACTTCAAGGTAACTACAGGATTTATAGCGCCGTTGACGCTTCAAAACCGGATAATAGCGTCAAGACACAAAACAAAAGTGCTTATAACGCCGGGATCAGCGTAGACCAGCAGCTTAGCGACAAACTCACCTTATTCGCTCGCTATGCCCAAAGGGAAAAGAATGTCTACCTGACCAGCAGAAGCTGGAGCGCGGGATTGCAGTATACTGGCCTGATCCCCGGCAGAAATGACGACACCTGTGCCGTGGCCTATGGCCAGATAGCCGGAGCTGAGCTGTCTGCCCAGGAGAAACTGGTTGAAACCTATTACAGCATCAAGCTGCACGACAAGATCAATGTCGCGCCGGTATTCCAGTACATAATGCAACCAACCGGCAACAGGGATGCAGCTGACGTCGCTATCCTTGGCATCAGGTCCCAAGTAATGTTCTGA
- the cbiQ gene encoding cobalt ECF transporter T component CbiQ, whose protein sequence is MLSIDGAILDFKQLDLLANGSSSLHRLDPRAKVIATLVFIIAVVSFGKYELSPLLPFFIYPAALIGTANLPAGFIIRKTVLVLPFAFVVGMFNPLLDRSPLLAVGSIVISGGVVSWIAIIVKAMLTVTAALTLVAVTGFPAICRALEQMGTPQAFTVQLMFLYRYIFVLTEEAGRASRARQLRACGKKGLGIASYGSLIGHLLLRTWQRAERIHMAMIARAFDGEFRTRQISRFGMAESVFLIGWVSLFVIFRLNNLPQLLGGLMTGILP, encoded by the coding sequence ATGCTCTCCATTGACGGCGCCATCCTGGATTTCAAGCAACTCGACCTGCTGGCAAACGGCAGCAGCAGTCTGCACCGTCTTGACCCACGCGCCAAGGTTATCGCAACCCTGGTTTTCATTATTGCAGTTGTCTCCTTCGGCAAATACGAGCTGTCCCCACTCCTCCCGTTCTTCATCTACCCGGCTGCTCTGATCGGCACAGCCAACTTGCCGGCAGGCTTCATCATTCGCAAAACCGTACTGGTGCTCCCTTTTGCCTTTGTCGTAGGGATGTTCAACCCGCTCCTGGACCGGTCGCCGCTGCTGGCTGTCGGCTCGATCGTCATTTCCGGCGGCGTCGTGTCATGGATCGCCATCATAGTCAAAGCCATGCTTACGGTCACTGCGGCGCTCACCCTGGTGGCGGTGACCGGTTTCCCGGCAATTTGCCGGGCACTGGAGCAGATGGGCACGCCGCAGGCGTTTACGGTCCAGCTGATGTTTCTCTATCGCTACATCTTTGTGCTGACCGAAGAAGCAGGACGAGCATCCCGCGCCAGACAGCTCCGGGCCTGTGGCAAAAAAGGGTTGGGTATTGCCAGCTACGGCTCGTTAATCGGCCACTTGCTGCTCCGCACCTGGCAGCGGGCAGAGCGGATCCATATGGCGATGATTGCTCGGGCGTTCGACGGAGAATTTCGCACCCGGCAAATCTCCCGCTTCGGCATGGCTGAGTCCGTCTTCCTGATCGGCTGGGTTTCACTGTTTGTCATTTTCAGACTCAATAACCTCCCGCAGCTCCTGGGAGGACTAATGACCGGGATTTTGCCATGA